The genomic region ACCAGCAACGCTGAGCGGGTAATGCCAGGTCCCCCCTTGCGTGGTATTTTCTCACCCGCTGCAACATCGATCACATAAATGGTTAGATCAGAAAGTTCCGGACTGAAGGTGGAGGCTAGATTGTCGCCACCGGATTCAACCAGGATAAGATCAAGATTGGGAAAGTCGGCCGTCATGCGCGCAATGGCCTCAAGATTAATGGATGCATCTTCCCGGATGGCGGTATGCGGACATCCTCCTGTTTCCACACCCATCAGACGCTCCGGAGGCAGGGCATTGGCGCGTAATAAAATTTCCATATCTTCCTTGGTATAGATATCGTTCGTAATGACAGCCATTTCGTAACGATCACGCATTTTCTTACTCAAAGCCTCACATAAGGCTGTTTTTCCTGATCCTACCGGACCCCCGATACCCACCCGAAGTGGATTTGATTGTTTATTCACGTGTAATACCTCAGAAATTATGACCGATATATCCTGCTATATTGCGTTTCATGTTGCATCGACAACAATGACAATCCCGGTGCCCAATTCGACAGTTCATCATCATTGAGTTGCTGCGCACGTACCGATGCTTCTTCTATGACTGAATGTAACGACAATAAAAGACTCTGTCCGGAAACCTGTCCAAGCGGCACTGATTTCACGCAAACTAATACCTGGTTTTCAACCAAAGAAAACAACATTCCAAGCAGTGCCGCTTCATGGGGTACGCCCAGTGCTTCAGCCGCACATGCAAACGCGGTGGGTAAAGGCATTTCGGATTGATTGGCTAAAATTGCATTCAAGGAATCGTCCGCAACCTGTAGGTCCGTGACCAATTTCCCCAGAGAATACCCCATCTGTATAGTTTCCGCGCGAAACTCTGCAGTATCTCGTGCTGCAATAAAACATTCAGTCCAGTAACTAACGGCTGCCACATCGCGCTCGGCAAATGCTTTAAGCAAGCGCCATAGGATGGGTGCTTCGAAATCCGCGATGATATTCAAGGCCTCAGAAATCCACGCACGCGCAGAATTCTCATTATGCACGTCACCCTTTTCAATAGCGGACTCCAAGCCTTGCGAATACGTATAGGCGCCAATTGGCAGCGAGGGACTTGCGAGTTGCAGTAAACGAAGCAATGAAGCGGATTGCACAGTGAATGACTCCTAAGATTGCGAGTCGGAAGGTCTGTGAATCTTTTGACGTACTGGTATTGGCGCAAGCGGACCATGCGCATGATAATGACCATCGTCATGGTGATGGTGTCCTCCTCCACCATAAGCACCTGATTCCGGTTCAAATTGCTCATCCTCTTCGATGACAGAAGCACCCAACCCCTCCAGCATTTGTTTCAAGACAGCATCTTGATGAATACGCAGGAAAGCTTCCCCAACTTGTGTTTGCGTATGTCGATTACCCAAATGAAAAGCACAGCGCAATAAATCATGAGGCGTCTGGCAAGTAACTCGATAAGTGGGTTCTTTAGCGGCAATAATCTGCACTACCCGCCCGTCATCGCTTCTGAGAAAATCATTATTACGTAATATTGTGCCCCGCACAGTAAAAATCGCCACTTCCTCGCCTGAGGCAAGCGTCGTTCTTAACCGACTGTTTTCGCGCATTTCATAAGGCAAAACGAGTTGCGCATATACTGAGTCTGCATGATCTATTTTCGTATTCAGCGTAAGCATTTTTATTAACATAAGTCATTGATTATATGGCAGCCATCAACGAAATAAACGTCGTGATAGCTGCTCATCGGAATGGAAAAATCCTTTGTTCCTGTTTACTCGTTAAAGAAGTAAAGAAGAATTACGCCTAAAACAGAAAGTAACGTTGTGCCATTGGTAATACATCTTCAGCACCGCATGTCAGCAATTGCCCATCTGCACGGACTTCATAGGTTTCCGGATCAACTTCCATCTTAGGTGTCGCGCTATTGTGAATCATGTCTTTCTTGCGCAAATTTCGGGTATTCTTTACCGCAATAATATCTTTATCCAACTTCAGTTGATCAATTAAATTGGCATTAAGTGCGGCTTGCGAAGCAAATGTGAAACACGATGTTTTGATCCCGCCCCCATATCCTCCAAACATGTAGCGATAATGTACTGGCTGAGGTGTTGGAATCGATGCATTAGGATCACCCATCAGCGACGCTGCAATCATTCCACCTTTCAATATCATGGATGGTTTTACGCCGAAAAAAGCTGGCCTCCATAATACAAGATCCGCATATTTACCGACTTCTATCGAACCAATTGCGTGCGCAATACCGTGTGTGATGGCTGGATTAATTGTGTATTTGGCAACATAGCGCTTGACACGAAAATTATCATTCCTCGAATTATCTTCTTGCAATGTTCCGCGTTGTATTTTCATTTTATGCGCGGTTTGCCATGTGCGCAATACAACTTCACCAATACGCCCCATCGCCTGTGAATCTGAGGACATCATAGAAATTGCCCCCATGTCATGCAAAATATCCTCAGCGGCAATTGTTTCTTTACGGATACGTGACTCTGCAAAGGCAACATCCTCCGGAATGTTGGCGTGTAAATGATGGCACACCATCAACATATCCAAATGTTCATCAAGAGTATTGACCGTATAAGGACGAGTCGGATTCGTAGACGATGGTAAAACATTTTCCTGACCAACAACCGCGATAATATCCGGAGCATGACCTCCACCCGCACCTTCGGTGTGGAAAGTATGAATAGTCCGATCTTTCATGGCAGCAATGGTATTCTCCAAATATCCGCCTTCATTAATGGTATCGGTATGGATTGCGACTTGTACATCATATTTATCCGCAATATCCAAGCAATTGTCGATCGCGGCGTATGTGGTACCCCAATCTTCATGAAGCTTCAGACCACAAGCGCCGGCAAGTACTTGCTCCTCAAGCGGTGTGGGCAAGCTGGTATTACCTTTACCGAAAAAGCCTGTATTCATTACTAGCCCGTCCGATGCCCTTAGCATCGAATGAATATGCCAGGGGCCGGGCGTACAGGTGGTTGCCGCTGTTCCTACTGCAGGTCCGGTACCGCCACCCAGCATGGTAGTGATGCCGTTCATCATGGCATCTTCGGCTTGTTGCGGAGAAATGAAGTGAATATGGGTATCAACACCGCCTGCGGTAACA from Nitrosomonas ureae harbors:
- the ureG gene encoding urease accessory protein UreG yields the protein MNKQSNPLRVGIGGPVGSGKTALCEALSKKMRDRYEMAVITNDIYTKEDMEILLRANALPPERLMGVETGGCPHTAIREDASINLEAIARMTADFPNLDLILVESGGDNLASTFSPELSDLTIYVIDVAAGEKIPRKGGPGITRSALLVINKIDLAPYVGANLDVMARDAKKMRGDRPFVFTNLHTGEGVDQIIDFIVKQGLLDEVKQQAGR
- a CDS encoding urease accessory protein UreF, whose translation is MQSASLLRLLQLASPSLPIGAYTYSQGLESAIEKGDVHNENSARAWISEALNIIADFEAPILWRLLKAFAERDVAAVSYWTECFIAARDTAEFRAETIQMGYSLGKLVTDLQVADDSLNAILANQSEMPLPTAFACAAEALGVPHEAALLGMLFSLVENQVLVCVKSVPLGQVSGQSLLLSLHSVIEEASVRAQQLNDDELSNWAPGLSLLSMQHETQYSRIYRS
- the ureE gene encoding urease accessory protein UreE yields the protein MLTLNTKIDHADSVYAQLVLPYEMRENSRLRTTLASGEEVAIFTVRGTILRNNDFLRSDDGRVVQIIAAKEPTYRVTCQTPHDLLRCAFHLGNRHTQTQVGEAFLRIHQDAVLKQMLEGLGASVIEEDEQFEPESGAYGGGGHHHHDDGHYHAHGPLAPIPVRQKIHRPSDSQS
- the ureC gene encoding urease subunit alpha: MSVKISRRNYAEMMGPTTGDRVRLADTELFIEIEKDFTTYGEEVKFGGGKVIRDGMGQSQRNHADVMDTVITNAIIIDHWGIVKADIGIKNGKVANIGKAGNPDIQPNVTMAIGSATEIIAGENSIVTAGGVDTHIHFISPQQAEDAMMNGITTMLGGGTGPAVGTAATTCTPGPWHIHSMLRASDGLVMNTGFFGKGNTSLPTPLEEQVLAGACGLKLHEDWGTTYAAIDNCLDIADKYDVQVAIHTDTINEGGYLENTIAAMKDRTIHTFHTEGAGGGHAPDIIAVVGQENVLPSSTNPTRPYTVNTLDEHLDMLMVCHHLHANIPEDVAFAESRIRKETIAAEDILHDMGAISMMSSDSQAMGRIGEVVLRTWQTAHKMKIQRGTLQEDNSRNDNFRVKRYVAKYTINPAITHGIAHAIGSIEVGKYADLVLWRPAFFGVKPSMILKGGMIAASLMGDPNASIPTPQPVHYRYMFGGYGGGIKTSCFTFASQAALNANLIDQLKLDKDIIAVKNTRNLRKKDMIHNSATPKMEVDPETYEVRADGQLLTCGAEDVLPMAQRYFLF